In Halorubrum sp. PV6, a single window of DNA contains:
- a CDS encoding SDR family NAD(P)-dependent oxidoreductase: protein MSERLQGKTALVTGGSSGNGRAIARRFADEGASVTVADVREDPRMGGEPTHDLIESEGGNAQFVTCDVSSIDDLHAAVDATVDAFGSLDVMVNNAGVERQKPLGEVTEEDYEWLMDINLKGVFFGSQAAVEVMREQEAGGSIINMSSIGGIRGLANSSLYCASKGGVTNLTRELAVEHGEHNIRVNALNPGFIETAMTMEDGDTAGGILEQTPLGRAGQPEEVADAALFLASDESSFVTGHNLVMDGGFTA from the coding sequence ATGTCTGAGCGCTTGCAGGGGAAGACAGCACTGGTCACCGGCGGTTCCTCCGGCAACGGACGAGCCATCGCTCGACGGTTCGCCGACGAGGGGGCGAGCGTGACGGTCGCCGACGTCCGCGAGGACCCGCGGATGGGCGGCGAGCCGACGCACGACCTCATCGAGAGCGAGGGCGGGAACGCGCAGTTCGTCACCTGCGACGTGAGTTCGATCGACGACCTCCACGCGGCGGTCGACGCCACCGTCGACGCGTTCGGCTCGCTGGACGTGATGGTCAACAACGCCGGCGTCGAGCGACAGAAGCCGCTGGGAGAGGTCACCGAGGAGGATTACGAGTGGCTCATGGATATCAATTTAAAGGGCGTGTTCTTCGGGAGCCAGGCGGCCGTCGAGGTGATGCGCGAACAGGAGGCGGGCGGCAGCATCATCAACATGTCCTCGATAGGCGGGATCCGCGGCCTGGCGAACTCCTCGCTGTACTGCGCGTCGAAGGGCGGCGTGACGAACCTGACCCGAGAGTTGGCCGTCGAACACGGGGAACACAACATCCGCGTCAACGCCCTCAATCCGGGGTTCATCGAGACGGCGATGACGATGGAAGACGGCGACACGGCCGGCGGCATCCTCGAACAGACGCCGCTGGGGCGCGCGGGCCAACCCGAGGAGGTCGCAGACGCGGCGCTGTTCTTGGCGAGCGACGAGTCGTCGTTCGTCACGGGGCACAACCTCGTCATGGACGGCGGGTTCACCGCCTAA